Genomic window (Alteromonas pelagimontana):
CGACTGCGACTGCGCGTCCCAGGTGCCGCCTGTCATCAGCACAGTGGGTTCATTATCCCCCGCGGTAAGGACATTTGCTGCATGCAGGGAATTCGTCATTATCACCAGCTTAGAATAATTGCTTAAGAAAGGAAGGATGGCGCTAGTGGTACTGCCGCAGTCCAGAATGATTTTTTGGCCATTGCTAACTAACGACGCCGCAATTTTACCGATGCCATTTTTCTGCTCGGAAATATTGCTACCCGCTTCAATATGGTGACCAGGTATGGGCGCGGCACCACCAAACTGGCGCAGCAACAGGTTTTGCCCGGCGAGAAAAGCCAGGTCTTTGCGGATAGTGACTTCAGAAGTATGAAATTCACCAGCCAGCTCATCTACCTGTACATGTCCATGTTCATTTACCCAGTCCACAATATCGCGACGACGTTGCTGGGTATTTCTCTTTTGCATTTTGAAACTTATAAATTACGATATGAAAGAAATATAAATCAAATATATTACGAATTGCAAGAACAGTTTTTATTTCAGCCTATCCGGGGTAAAAATAAACGGCACATTTTGCTGGCCTAATTCGCTGGCACGTTCCATCAGTGCAATCACCGGCAGCACACTCTGGGCTGTCGCAGGCAGTGACGTTTTGTTAGTTAAGCCAGTATAGAGCTGCTGATAAAACGTGGCGTATTCACCTTTAGCTGTAGGTATGGTTTTGCAACTTTTGTCATCACAGAAATGGCCGTTTTCGGCTTCAGAGGTAAACCCCCACTGCGGATCGGCCAATGATACTGCGGCTTTTAGCTGGTCTTCCTGAGGATCCAAACCGTACTTGCGATAACTTCCTTTGTCTCCCTGCACATCAAACCGTAAGGTGTTTGCTGCCTGAAAAGGGGAACTTCCCAGAGTCACCACCACATCAGAATAATAAAAAGTAAGTTCAAAGGCATCGTCACTTTGCCCGCCTTCACGCAATGTAAGAATGTGCCCACTGACTTTTTCCGGCGTTCCGAATAACTGCATGCACTGGTCAATGAGATGCGGCCCAAGATCCCAGAAAATTCCGCTTCCCGGACCGGCATTTTCGCGCCAGCGATCACGAGGCATAGGCCGGAATCGGTCAAAGCGACTTACTACCCGCTTTACGTTGCCCAATTCGCCGCTTTGCATAAGCTGCTGCACTGTCAGGAAATCGCCGTCGAAGCGTCTGTTTTGATAGACGCAAAGGCTTAACTGGCTTTTCTCTGCAAGGTGAACAAGGTATTTGGCATCGGCTGTTGATAGCGTAAATGGCTTTTCCACCAACACATGGCTACCTGCCTCCAAAGCCGCTTTAGCTTGGGTAAAATGTAAATGATTAGGCGTGGTGATAATGGTTAAATCCGGCGACAGCGTCTGCAGCGCCGTGTCGATATCGGCATATACCGCCGCCTGCGGTAGCACCTTATGAACATCATCAGCACGAGACGACACCACGCCAGTAATGTGGAAGCCAGGATTATCCAGCAAAAAAGGAAGATGAAAAGTGGTGGCAGAAAAACCGAATCCGACTATTAATGTTTGAATCATACAAGCCTATCCTCGATACCTAAATTGATAAAAAAGCCAGCATTACGCTGGCTTAGAGTTAACTTTTCTTTTGTGGTCGTGACCAGTTTATTATATTGCGCTGTTTACTGCGTGCGACAGAAAGCGTTGCCTCCTGAACATCCGAGGTAATGGTGGAACCTGCTCCTACCGTCGCCCCTTTACCAATATTAACTGGTGCAACCAATGCGGAATTAGAGCCGATAAAGGCATTGTCGCCGATGACAGTTTTAAACTTGTTTACGCCATCGTAGTTGCAGGTAATAGTACCCGCACCGATATTAGCGCCAGCCCCGACGTCGGCATCGCCAAGGTAAGTAAGATGATTGGCCTTTGCGCCTTCACCGAGCACTGTTTTCTTCATCTCGACAAAGTTGCCGACTTTCGATTTAGCGCGCATAACGGCGCCAGGACGTAATCTGGCAAAAGGACCAACGGTACAGTTAACCCCAACCTGAGCGCCTTCAATAATTGAATTTGCCTCTATCACTGCACCGTCGGCAATGTCACAGTCGATTAGTATGCAGTTAGCGCCAATGCGCACGTTGTCGCCTAAGCTGACATTGCCTTGCATGACGACGTTGATATCCACAAACACATCCTGGCCTGCTTTCACCGTACCACGAATATCCAGGCGCAGAGGATCAGCCAAAGTAACACCTTCCAGCATCAACGCTTTAGCCTGACGCGCCTGCAATGCTCGCTCAATGTTGGCTAACTGTACGCGATTATTGATGCCTTCCACTTCAATGGCCGAATCGGGCTGGGCCGCACGAATGGTCTTACCTTCACTGGCAGCCATGGCGATGACGTCGGTTAGATAATATTCGCCCTGCGCGTTATTGTTGCTTAAGTTACCTAGCCAGGCTTTTAACGCGGCGCCGTTCATCATCATCATGCCGGTATTGATTTCACGTATTGCCCGCTGCGCCTCTGTGGCATCTTTATGCTCAACGATCGCGGTAATATTGTCGTCAGTGCGTATGATTCTGCCCATGCCAGTAGGATCGTCCAGTTCCACCGTTAGCAGGGCCAGATCGCTTTGCGCCTTCACGTCCACCAGCCGTTGTAATGTTTGCTGCTGAATTAACGGCGCATCACCAACCAGAATCAGAACATCTTCATCATCTTTAATATGCGGAATGGCCTGCTGTACAGCATGGCCGGTACCCAACTGCTCTTCCTGTAAACACCAGTTCAGATTTTCGCCGGTGACAGTGGCTTTAAGTTGGTCGCCGCCGTGGCCATAGATCAAGTGAACAGCGGTGGCATCCATCGCTTCAACAGTATTGATAATACGTTGAACCATGGGAATTCCCCCAACTTTATGTAGCACTTTTGGCAGTGCCGATTTCATGCGGGTGCCTTTACCGGCGGCTAATATTACGACAGAAAAAGCCATGCAAAATCCTTGTGGTTAATTCGTTATTTCGGTTTTACTGAAAATGTTTGGTCTTAGTGTAACTAACGCTCAATCACAAGTCAGCGTCTGTTTTATGAATTTCAACGTGCTAAATAGCTGGATCTGCTTATTGCGCCTAGTAGTTCATATCTTGAGCAGGTATAATTTATACTTAATCAAAGCGTTATATGAGTCTGACTTGTTTGCCAGGGAGTGTGAGTAGTCTGTGAACGCCTTCAGGACCCTTCATCGAAGTGTTTTATTGCTTTTTGCAATTGTCGTTGTTGCCATTGTTACCTTGGTGCACTTTAGTGTATCCACGATAGTGGCGGAACAAAGTCGCGCTCAGCAACAGTCTCTTTCTCCTGCCTTTTCACTTATTGTCGAACAGTTAATAAAACCACTTCATACTGCCGAAGTACTGAGCAAATCGCCGGAACTGGTGGACTTAATGGATGCCGAGACCATTGATCCTCAGCAAATTCATTCAATGTTAAATCGCTTAGGCGAAGATTTTGATTTAGCCTTTTTTATTGCCAGTGAAAAAGCGCGTATGCAATATAATTCCGATGGGCCTGACATTCCTTTAATCAAGAATAAAGTGAACTGGTACTTCAAATATAAAGCGCTTGATAAGCCCGCGGTGACAGATATTGGTAAGTGGGAAAACACGCATTTCTACATTGATATAAAAATTTTTAATGATGACGGTGAATTTCTCGGATTTTTTGGCGTTGGGAAAAGCCTTAAAAGCTTCGTCAGTGTGTTTGAATC
Coding sequences:
- a CDS encoding DeoR/GlpR family DNA-binding transcription regulator — translated: MQKRNTQQRRRDIVDWVNEHGHVQVDELAGEFHTSEVTIRKDLAFLAGQNLLLRQFGGAAPIPGHHIEAGSNISEQKNGIGKIAASLVSNGQKIILDCGSTTSAILPFLSNYSKLVIMTNSLHAANVLTAGDNEPTVLMTGGTWDAQSQSFQGHMAEKMIAAYSFDLAFIGAAGIDVTRGTTTFNELTGLTRAMAKAAKRVVIMAESNKLSHKMPNLELAWENISVLVTDSSIDESVKYNIEQQGVQVLITAPNGEELCAE
- the glmU gene encoding bifunctional UDP-N-acetylglucosamine diphosphorylase/glucosamine-1-phosphate N-acetyltransferase GlmU; amino-acid sequence: MAFSVVILAAGKGTRMKSALPKVLHKVGGIPMVQRIINTVEAMDATAVHLIYGHGGDQLKATVTGENLNWCLQEEQLGTGHAVQQAIPHIKDDEDVLILVGDAPLIQQQTLQRLVDVKAQSDLALLTVELDDPTGMGRIIRTDDNITAIVEHKDATEAQRAIREINTGMMMMNGAALKAWLGNLSNNNAQGEYYLTDVIAMAASEGKTIRAAQPDSAIEVEGINNRVQLANIERALQARQAKALMLEGVTLADPLRLDIRGTVKAGQDVFVDINVVMQGNVSLGDNVRIGANCILIDCDIADGAVIEANSIIEGAQVGVNCTVGPFARLRPGAVMRAKSKVGNFVEMKKTVLGEGAKANHLTYLGDADVGAGANIGAGTITCNYDGVNKFKTVIGDNAFIGSNSALVAPVNIGKGATVGAGSTITSDVQEATLSVARSKQRNIINWSRPQKKS
- a CDS encoding Gfo/Idh/MocA family oxidoreductase yields the protein MIQTLIVGFGFSATTFHLPFLLDNPGFHITGVVSSRADDVHKVLPQAAVYADIDTALQTLSPDLTIITTPNHLHFTQAKAALEAGSHVLVEKPFTLSTADAKYLVHLAEKSQLSLCVYQNRRFDGDFLTVQQLMQSGELGNVKRVVSRFDRFRPMPRDRWRENAGPGSGIFWDLGPHLIDQCMQLFGTPEKVSGHILTLREGGQSDDAFELTFYYSDVVVTLGSSPFQAANTLRFDVQGDKGSYRKYGLDPQEDQLKAAVSLADPQWGFTSEAENGHFCDDKSCKTIPTAKGEYATFYQQLYTGLTNKTSLPATAQSVLPVIALMERASELGQQNVPFIFTPDRLK